One Gimesia aquarii DNA segment encodes these proteins:
- a CDS encoding carbon storage regulator — protein MLVLSRKPGERIRIGDDVTLTIVRIGPNSVRLGIDAPRSMSIVREELCIDFSDLPEASQLTEKTPSP, from the coding sequence ATGCTTGTATTATCACGTAAGCCCGGCGAACGAATTCGAATTGGCGATGATGTAACTTTAACGATTGTTCGAATCGGCCCTAATTCAGTTAGATTAGGGATCGATGCTCCTCGAAGTATGAGTATCGTGCGCGAAGAACTCTGTATTGACTTTTCTGATTTACCAGAAGCCAGCCAATTGACAGAGAAAACTCCTTCGCCTTAA
- a CDS encoding MBL fold metallo-hydrolase, translating into MLENLPLQSVKYKGLTIEGYSRAAVQSYWRVPELKLGFDMGGSPWSFMGTSTFFISHAHLDHMAALPAYVARRRMMKMSPPTIYLPEEVVDPVWNMLKSWQQLDRGRMECELVGLKDGQEVQLSREHVVTAFRTKHTVPSLGFQVWDCRKKLKSEFIGKPETEIRDARMSGIDVSEEVRVPLVCYTGDTAPAGLDHFETSFQSKVLITEMTFYRPEHRREKIHKFGHMHLDDLIERADRFQNELLILAHFSTRYHDNQVMSAIKKHLPAELRERVHLWM; encoded by the coding sequence ATGCTTGAAAACTTACCTCTGCAATCCGTGAAATATAAAGGACTCACAATCGAGGGGTATTCGCGCGCTGCAGTACAGAGTTACTGGAGAGTCCCCGAACTCAAGCTGGGGTTTGACATGGGGGGAAGCCCCTGGTCATTTATGGGGACTTCGACCTTTTTTATCTCGCACGCACATTTGGATCACATGGCAGCCTTGCCCGCTTATGTGGCGCGCCGACGTATGATGAAAATGAGTCCTCCCACTATTTATCTGCCCGAAGAAGTAGTGGATCCGGTTTGGAATATGCTAAAAAGCTGGCAGCAATTGGATCGCGGGCGTATGGAATGCGAACTGGTTGGTCTTAAGGATGGGCAAGAGGTTCAGCTTTCCAGAGAACACGTTGTAACAGCCTTTCGAACAAAGCATACAGTACCTTCGCTTGGATTCCAGGTTTGGGATTGTCGCAAAAAACTAAAATCAGAGTTCATCGGTAAACCGGAAACGGAAATCCGCGATGCCCGTATGTCAGGAATTGATGTCAGCGAAGAGGTTCGTGTACCTTTAGTGTGTTATACTGGAGATACAGCTCCTGCAGGCCTGGATCATTTCGAGACATCCTTTCAGTCAAAAGTTTTGATCACCGAGATGACTTTTTATCGTCCTGAACACCGCCGTGAAAAGATTCATAAATTCGGTCACATGCACCTTGATGATCTCATCGAACGTGCGGATCGATTTCAGAATGAATTGCTCATTCTCGCGCATTTCAGTACTCGCTATCACGATAATCAGGTGATGAGCGCCATTAAAAAACATCTGCCCGCTGAATTACGGGAGCGCGTGCACCTTTGGATGTAG
- a CDS encoding HD domain-containing protein: protein MDILHSPVVEQAIRLAAMAHKSQKRKASGIPYISHPMSVCLILTKAGFHDEDILAAAVLHDVVEDTNLTIEQLTEHFSEEVIQYVSEMTEQKETTEGEKRNWRERKQDHIEVMQQATLGARAIELADKLHNLEAMLFDLRSEDINEFWKHFGASPTEIFQYYRSMIDAAGQSDQQLETLVHNCNARLDELKKYLP from the coding sequence ATGGACATTCTTCATTCTCCTGTGGTCGAACAGGCGATTCGATTGGCTGCGATGGCCCACAAATCTCAAAAGCGAAAAGCATCAGGAATTCCATATATTTCGCATCCCATGAGTGTGTGCCTGATCTTAACAAAGGCTGGTTTTCACGATGAGGATATTCTTGCCGCCGCAGTCCTTCATGACGTTGTTGAAGATACAAACTTGACGATTGAGCAACTCACAGAGCATTTTTCTGAAGAAGTGATTCAGTATGTCAGTGAAATGACAGAGCAAAAAGAAACAACCGAGGGGGAAAAGCGGAATTGGCGTGAGCGTAAACAGGACCATATTGAAGTCATGCAACAGGCAACACTGGGAGCGCGCGCAATTGAATTAGCGGATAAGCTTCATAATCTGGAAGCGATGCTGTTCGATTTACGATCAGAAGATATTAATGAATTTTGGAAACACTTTGGTGCCAGTCCGACTGAAATTTTTCAATATTATCGTTCTATGATTGATGCGGCTGGGCAGTCGGACCAACAATTAGAGACCCTGGTACACAACTGTAATGCACGACTCGACGAATTGAAAAAATATCTTCCGTGA
- a CDS encoding Gfo/Idh/MocA family protein: protein MIRIGIIGIGFMGMAHYEGAKKLKGAKVTAIATRDSKKLAGDWSSIEGNFGPRGGQEDLSKVKQYKDYHDLLADPEIDLVDICLPTEMHEKVALDSIRAGKHTLVEKPIAIDLKAANKMVNAAKKAGVQFMVAQVLPFFPEFQFAVECVRSNKYGKLLAAHFRRVMAPPKWSENIEDFQKLGGWGIDLHIHDNHLISLMCGVPRKVTSRGIENQGYVNHVHTVYDYDEPNLAISCVSGGIAARGLEFAHGYELYFEDATVLFGAGTMGVGKKKEWVVSQPLTLITQKGRLQHPKLKGGDAWCAAFTLELQAAVNALESGEEPEALSGALARDALKICYAEAKSIQTGRSIPVK, encoded by the coding sequence ATGATTCGGATCGGGATTATCGGTATTGGTTTTATGGGAATGGCTCATTATGAGGGAGCAAAAAAACTCAAAGGAGCCAAAGTTACGGCAATCGCGACTCGTGATTCCAAAAAACTGGCGGGGGACTGGAGCAGCATCGAAGGGAATTTCGGACCACGCGGTGGACAGGAAGATTTATCCAAAGTCAAACAGTACAAAGACTATCACGATTTGTTAGCCGACCCTGAGATTGACCTGGTTGATATCTGTCTGCCAACAGAAATGCATGAGAAAGTTGCCCTTGATTCAATTCGGGCTGGAAAACATACACTCGTCGAGAAACCAATCGCCATCGACCTTAAAGCAGCCAATAAAATGGTAAACGCAGCCAAGAAAGCGGGTGTACAGTTCATGGTGGCCCAGGTACTCCCCTTTTTCCCCGAATTCCAGTTCGCTGTCGAATGTGTTCGTAGTAATAAATACGGAAAACTTTTAGCCGCTCATTTTCGTCGAGTCATGGCGCCTCCGAAATGGTCGGAAAATATAGAAGACTTCCAGAAACTGGGAGGTTGGGGAATCGATCTGCATATTCATGACAATCATCTGATCAGCCTAATGTGTGGTGTCCCTCGAAAAGTCACTTCGCGTGGAATTGAAAACCAGGGTTATGTCAATCATGTTCACACTGTCTATGATTACGATGAACCCAACCTGGCAATTAGTTGTGTGAGCGGAGGTATTGCGGCACGTGGTCTTGAATTTGCTCATGGCTATGAACTTTATTTCGAAGATGCCACAGTATTGTTTGGTGCTGGCACAATGGGCGTCGGTAAAAAGAAAGAATGGGTTGTCAGCCAGCCTCTGACACTGATTACTCAAAAAGGCCGTTTGCAACACCCGAAACTAAAAGGAGGAGATGCCTGGTGCGCAGCCTTCACGCTGGAATTACAGGCGGCCGTAAATGCCCTTGAGTCTGGGGAAGAACCAGAGGCATTATCGGGAGCACTCGCAAGAGATGCGCTGAAAATTTGCTATGCCGAAGCTAAAAGTATCCAGACAGGCCGATCCATACCGGTGAAATAA
- a CDS encoding ABC transporter permease, with protein sequence MENLLVFSAENADLTVQWWITGAGVLLYFMVLFGVTAYTQAGVIARATTKEAIRQPVFLLLLSLGLVLLLLNTFLPFFSMGDDVKMLMDCGLATILICSLLLAIWSASTSIADEIEGKTAMTLLSKPINRRQFIVGKYLGILKAVVWLMLPLVITFLLLVYFKVGYDAREASKDVPTHAEKMAAVWLILPGILLIYMEVAILTAISVAISTRLPMMVNMIVCFGVYIIGHLTPNLVQAKAEGLEFVKFTGQLIATILPNLDNFNVSPAVATGTIVPPVYIGHSALSCLLYSGIAILVAFILFEDRDLA encoded by the coding sequence ATGGAAAACCTTTTGGTTTTTTCTGCTGAAAATGCTGACCTGACTGTGCAATGGTGGATCACCGGAGCAGGGGTATTGCTCTATTTCATGGTGTTATTTGGAGTGACGGCATATACCCAGGCAGGAGTCATTGCCAGAGCTACGACGAAAGAAGCGATTCGCCAGCCAGTGTTTTTGCTTTTGCTCTCCTTGGGGTTGGTTTTGCTTTTGTTGAATACGTTTCTGCCATTCTTTTCGATGGGTGATGATGTCAAAATGTTAATGGACTGCGGCCTGGCTACAATTTTGATTTGTAGTTTGCTACTTGCAATCTGGTCTGCCAGTACAAGTATTGCGGATGAGATTGAAGGTAAAACCGCAATGACGTTATTATCCAAGCCGATTAATCGTCGTCAATTTATCGTCGGGAAATATCTGGGAATTCTGAAAGCCGTTGTTTGGCTAATGCTTCCTTTAGTGATTACCTTTCTGTTACTTGTTTATTTTAAGGTTGGGTATGACGCGAGAGAAGCTTCCAAAGACGTTCCGACTCACGCAGAAAAAATGGCTGCTGTCTGGCTGATTCTGCCAGGGATTCTTTTGATTTATATGGAAGTTGCAATCTTGACCGCAATCAGTGTTGCGATTTCTACTCGATTACCGATGATGGTGAACATGATAGTTTGTTTTGGTGTCTACATCATTGGGCACCTGACACCAAACCTGGTCCAGGCCAAAGCAGAAGGACTGGAATTCGTAAAATTTACAGGTCAGTTGATCGCTACGATTCTGCCGAACCTGGATAACTTTAATGTCTCACCAGCGGTAGCAACTGGGACAATCGTTCCGCCAGTCTATATTGGTCATTCCGCTTTAAGCTGTCTGCTTTATTCCGGAATTGCGATTTTGGTTGCATTTATCCTTTTTGAAGATCGTGACCTTGCCTGA
- a CDS encoding acylphosphatase encodes MSTDSHSPGSSPTLVCLHAVFQGRVQGVGFRYRTSKLAKQHPITGFVKNLSDGTVELVAQANRKAELDHFFDEMMLMFATNVTDVAIQEIDPDSTLQDFRIAR; translated from the coding sequence ATGTCCACCGATTCGCACTCACCAGGTTCCTCACCGACTTTAGTCTGCCTGCATGCTGTTTTTCAGGGGCGTGTGCAGGGAGTTGGCTTTCGTTATCGAACTTCAAAATTGGCAAAGCAGCATCCCATTACTGGATTTGTCAAAAATTTGTCTGATGGAACTGTGGAATTAGTGGCTCAAGCGAATAGGAAAGCAGAGCTGGACCATTTTTTCGATGAAATGATGTTGATGTTTGCAACGAATGTCACCGATGTGGCGATTCAGGAAATCGATCCAGATTCGACCCTGCAGGACTTCAGGATCGCACGCTGA
- a CDS encoding ABC transporter ATP-binding protein, with translation MSNRQPNAFHRAFPAREFFRGSARSVLFWSLFNGLLLTLILVDLFLIIDLLNHRGKITVRGEQNVLALQDIRSVEAPVIVPEQEAKPENELDEAGPDEAKSEEGPGKSAEIEKGNTETPAPENPNYLILTDTGILPSVWWVQVKYQNGILKQLYQRFPLLQENQSALFTLILVALVLASLRVLIRWRSRQLSLKISRHVSMTLRSMIHRQALRLGPGDLSGKETDQAFNLFIKDVEVVENGVFQWVYRMSQHPVTLLILFLFAVSIDWRLTFQCVIPLAAAWYFLLQYRKNYELQHAKTLVSIESELSLLAENLRSTRLVRGYGMEIVEHDRFQKHLEKYSENTTNLKRVEGWVHRIARGLAVFCSCLVIFLVGYKVLLNPESLPFSAAILIVGIFSFFYLPVNGLYELIGVRSGANIAASSVYRYLNKIPEVSQAVGAKFLEPLSQALQFENVSYRLSSQEPEILSGFDLKIPAGTSTAFVSLEALAPRAASYLIPRFIEPKSGRVLMDGEDSAWVTLESLRAEAIYVGGNDLCLTGTVKENIRCGDERYSLQEVIAASKEVRAHQFVQNLPQGYETALGQNGEELTIGECFRLGLARALLRKPALLIIEEPEGPLDEDTKTLLEDTYSRIFQNRTIFIIPSRITTLRNADQVVLIHEGKVEAVDTQANLLKKSALYRHWEYTRFNQFRHLQEPSNGR, from the coding sequence GTGTCAAATCGTCAGCCCAACGCATTCCATCGTGCATTTCCTGCGCGGGAATTCTTTCGCGGGTCGGCTAGATCAGTATTGTTTTGGTCACTTTTTAACGGCTTGTTGCTAACTCTGATACTGGTCGATTTATTTCTCATTATCGACTTACTCAACCATCGAGGCAAAATTACGGTTCGTGGAGAACAAAATGTCCTGGCGCTTCAGGATATCAGATCCGTTGAAGCTCCTGTTATTGTTCCCGAGCAGGAAGCCAAACCAGAGAATGAGCTAGATGAAGCAGGACCAGATGAAGCCAAATCTGAAGAAGGGCCTGGAAAATCAGCAGAAATAGAAAAAGGCAATACAGAGACACCTGCTCCCGAAAATCCGAACTACCTTATTTTGACTGATACGGGGATTTTGCCATCGGTGTGGTGGGTCCAAGTCAAATATCAGAATGGAATACTGAAGCAACTCTACCAGCGTTTCCCTTTACTTCAGGAAAATCAGTCTGCCCTGTTTACCCTGATCCTTGTGGCATTAGTTCTGGCAAGTTTACGAGTTTTAATTCGATGGAGATCCAGGCAGCTGAGCCTGAAAATTTCTCGTCATGTTTCAATGACGCTCCGAAGTATGATTCATCGACAAGCGCTTCGATTGGGACCGGGAGATTTATCAGGCAAAGAAACCGATCAGGCTTTCAATTTGTTTATTAAAGATGTCGAGGTTGTGGAGAATGGCGTTTTCCAATGGGTCTATCGCATGTCTCAACATCCCGTCACACTATTAATACTGTTTTTATTCGCGGTATCAATTGATTGGAGGCTGACCTTTCAATGTGTCATACCATTAGCGGCCGCCTGGTACTTTTTACTGCAGTACCGCAAAAATTATGAACTTCAACATGCCAAAACACTCGTCTCAATTGAATCTGAATTGTCATTGTTAGCTGAAAACTTGCGAAGTACACGTTTGGTTCGTGGGTATGGAATGGAAATAGTAGAGCATGATCGTTTCCAGAAACATCTCGAAAAATATTCGGAGAATACAACCAATTTAAAACGAGTTGAAGGTTGGGTTCACCGCATTGCCCGCGGACTGGCGGTATTCTGCTCGTGTCTGGTGATATTTTTGGTAGGCTATAAAGTGCTGCTGAATCCAGAGAGTTTGCCGTTCTCTGCGGCGATTTTAATTGTGGGCATCTTTTCCTTTTTCTATTTGCCAGTCAACGGGCTCTACGAACTGATTGGAGTACGTTCTGGTGCTAATATCGCTGCAAGCTCTGTGTATCGATATCTCAACAAGATTCCCGAAGTGAGTCAGGCGGTAGGCGCCAAATTTCTGGAGCCGTTATCGCAGGCACTTCAATTTGAGAATGTGAGTTATCGTCTATCCTCACAAGAGCCTGAAATTCTCAGTGGCTTTGATTTAAAAATTCCTGCGGGAACGAGTACCGCTTTTGTCTCTCTCGAAGCGCTTGCACCGCGTGCGGCGAGTTACCTGATTCCACGATTTATAGAACCGAAGTCAGGACGGGTACTAATGGATGGTGAAGACAGCGCCTGGGTGACTTTAGAATCTCTAAGAGCCGAAGCCATTTATGTTGGCGGAAATGACCTTTGTCTGACAGGAACGGTAAAAGAAAATATTCGATGTGGTGATGAACGTTATTCATTACAGGAAGTAATTGCTGCTTCAAAAGAGGTACGCGCGCATCAATTTGTCCAAAACTTACCACAAGGGTATGAGACTGCTTTAGGGCAAAATGGCGAGGAATTAACGATCGGCGAGTGCTTCCGTTTGGGTTTAGCAAGGGCTTTGCTAAGAAAGCCCGCTTTATTAATTATCGAAGAACCAGAGGGACCACTCGACGAGGATACAAAAACACTCTTGGAAGATACGTACTCACGAATTTTTCAGAATCGTACCATTTTTATCATTCCTTCTCGGATTACGACGCTCCGCAATGCAGATCAAGTGGTACTGATTCATGAAGGAAAAGTGGAAGCAGTGGATACTCAGGCAAACTTATTAAAGAAATCAGCTTTGTATCGACATTGGGAATATACTCGATTTAATCAGTTCAGGCACCTGCAAGAACCTTCGAACGGACGTTGA